A DNA window from Thermococcus sp. 4557 contains the following coding sequences:
- a CDS encoding MATE family efflux transporter, with the protein MTREMEAMRERIISGPIVKTLILLAYPLIINQLVQVLYNLTDTFWLGKLGREELAAPGTAWPLVWFFMSLGMGFATAGFAFVSQYVGAREYKKANRAAGALYSLMMLFAIVVGVFGVISAPYLLRFMNVSDSVYPYALSYTRIIFAGIPFSFTLFAFNFLLRAIGDTRTPVKINIATVLLNLVLDPFFIFGWGPFPELGVVGAAVATMLSNSLGSVVGGYLLFKGKVGIHLTAHNLKPDWPFYTRIFRVGIPSSVGSSTTALGFVILTRIIFTLGGQFGEADVAFATYSITNRLTNFMFAFSDGISMAMGTMIGQTVGAKLYERAKTIAEKTMVINFTILSAGTLLFALFRVEIFRFFINDPAIIAESAKVVKYFSASLPFFGIFSAVENVFRSAGHTKKSMVIDMFRLWVLRLPLSYGLGILMKDTAGMWLGMGLSNVLGAVVALAWFLTGSWMSRIIEEDHSPGQ; encoded by the coding sequence ATGACGCGCGAAATGGAGGCAATGAGGGAGCGGATCATCAGCGGGCCGATAGTTAAAACACTCATTCTGTTAGCCTACCCTTTAATCATAAACCAGCTCGTGCAGGTTCTCTACAACCTCACCGACACGTTCTGGCTCGGAAAGCTAGGAAGGGAGGAGTTAGCGGCACCTGGGACTGCGTGGCCCCTCGTCTGGTTCTTCATGTCCCTTGGGATGGGGTTCGCGACGGCAGGCTTCGCCTTCGTCAGCCAGTACGTCGGGGCGAGGGAGTATAAAAAAGCCAATCGTGCGGCTGGGGCGCTCTACTCCCTAATGATGCTCTTTGCAATTGTGGTTGGAGTGTTCGGCGTCATTTCGGCCCCATACCTCCTCCGTTTTATGAACGTGAGCGATAGTGTCTACCCCTACGCCCTGTCATACACGCGCATAATCTTCGCGGGGATACCCTTTTCATTCACGCTCTTCGCCTTCAACTTCCTCCTGAGGGCTATAGGCGACACCAGAACGCCGGTCAAAATAAACATAGCCACCGTACTCCTCAATCTGGTCCTGGACCCGTTCTTCATCTTTGGCTGGGGCCCCTTCCCGGAGCTGGGAGTCGTCGGTGCGGCGGTAGCCACGATGCTCTCCAACAGCCTCGGATCCGTTGTCGGTGGATACCTCCTCTTCAAGGGGAAGGTCGGGATACACCTCACGGCTCACAACCTCAAACCAGACTGGCCATTCTACACGCGCATCTTCCGCGTTGGCATACCCTCAAGCGTTGGTTCCTCGACAACGGCCCTTGGCTTCGTCATACTAACAAGGATAATCTTCACCCTCGGCGGTCAGTTCGGTGAGGCGGATGTAGCTTTTGCCACATACTCCATAACCAACAGGCTAACCAACTTCATGTTCGCCTTTTCCGATGGAATAAGCATGGCGATGGGGACGATGATCGGCCAGACGGTCGGTGCGAAGCTCTACGAGAGGGCCAAGACCATAGCCGAGAAAACGATGGTGATAAACTTCACGATCCTCAGTGCGGGAACGCTCCTGTTCGCGCTTTTCCGCGTCGAGATATTCAGGTTCTTCATCAACGACCCGGCGATAATAGCCGAGAGCGCCAAGGTGGTGAAGTACTTCTCCGCCTCACTCCCGTTTTTCGGAATATTTTCCGCTGTAGAGAACGTCTTCAGGAGTGCGGGACACACAAAGAAGAGCATGGTAATTGACATGTTCCGCCTCTGGGTGCTCAGGCTTCCGCTGAGCTACGGCCTCGGAATCCTTATGAAGGACACCGCAGGAATGTGGCTGGGGATGGGTCTGAGCAACGTTCTCGGTGCGGTTGTTGCGCTCGCCTGGTTCCTGACAGGAAGCTGGATGAGCCGCATCATAGAGGAGGACCACTCCCCAGGACAGTAA
- a CDS encoding DUF2334 domain-containing protein — MNPLGTRHLALMLIILAVLAVVAGSVTHNAPYTPPPDGGFSRHTDQNEGVLGITVRKEERKTNNEPPLILVHDVTPYYFEDIRQIIAVLDEYNCSNSTILFVIPVFDTTHYGDEWSLRNHPDFVNYLHELQRRGYRVELHGYGHTYHEFNCSYETANEKLDNATALMSSLGFSNLTLFLPPAWALNNESLRAILEHNLTVVMPNWLILPNGTRQRIWNREYTWYIGESQVDDRLSVALHDYRKTSEEGIPFYLSVHPGVVNYGGGLDFLRAFLRTTCDQKS, encoded by the coding sequence GTGAACCCCTTGGGGACCAGGCACCTCGCACTCATGCTCATCATCCTGGCCGTTCTGGCGGTCGTGGCAGGGAGCGTCACCCACAACGCCCCGTACACTCCACCCCCGGACGGGGGATTTTCTCGCCACACAGACCAAAACGAGGGCGTCCTGGGAATCACGGTCAGAAAAGAGGAACGAAAAACCAACAACGAGCCGCCATTAATCCTCGTCCACGACGTCACCCCGTACTACTTCGAGGACATCAGGCAGATTATAGCGGTTCTCGATGAGTACAACTGCTCAAACTCCACTATCCTCTTTGTCATTCCCGTCTTCGACACAACCCACTACGGGGACGAGTGGAGCCTCCGGAATCACCCGGATTTTGTGAACTATCTCCATGAACTCCAGCGGAGGGGCTACCGGGTGGAGCTCCACGGCTACGGGCACACCTACCACGAGTTCAACTGCTCCTACGAGACGGCGAACGAGAAGCTCGACAACGCCACCGCCCTGATGAGCTCCCTCGGGTTCAGCAACCTCACCCTTTTCCTCCCGCCCGCTTGGGCGCTCAACAACGAATCCCTCCGGGCCATTCTGGAGCACAACCTCACCGTTGTCATGCCCAACTGGCTCATACTCCCCAACGGAACCCGGCAGAGGATATGGAACCGTGAGTACACGTGGTACATAGGCGAGAGCCAGGTGGACGACAGACTGTCCGTCGCCCTCCATGACTACAGGAAAACCTCCGAGGAGGGGATTCCCTTCTACCTCTCGGTTCATCCCGGGGTGGTCAACTACGGGGGCGGACTTGACTTCCTGAGGGCGTTTTTGAGGACAACCTGCGACCAAAAATCATAA
- a CDS encoding MATE family efflux transporter, producing MKGEKIQRMRDQILNGPIERTLLILAGPLIVNNLVQVVYNITDTFWLGKLGREALSAPGTVWPIIGTLMALGMGFTTAGFAFVGQYIGAEEYEKANRSAGALYSLMTLFSVATAIVALLILPYALRFMRVSENVYPYSLTYATIVFLGLPFSFAFMAFGALMRAAGDTKTPVKITLLTVLINIILDPLFIFGWLGFPELGVAGAALATVIANVVGAAIGLYLLFTDRVGISLSIESLKPDFEFYGKLFRVGLPSSIGQSANSFGFVILTRIIFGFGDVTYAAYTITTRLVNFLTGISRGISMAMGTMIAQNVGAENYGRAKKIAERTMAINFAIASLAVAVIGLFRVEIFRFFLNDPEVIRESAVVLKYFLISVPFFNGIFIVVNRTFSSAGHTKKSMALGIFRLWGLRIPLSYAFGYVGAITVLGITIPLAELFDFTSKGVFFGMGMSNFIAAIVALAWFLRGTWMKRIIGEESKK from the coding sequence ATGAAGGGCGAGAAAATCCAGAGAATGAGGGACCAGATACTGAACGGCCCGATAGAGAGAACCCTCCTCATCCTCGCGGGCCCGCTCATAGTAAACAACCTGGTTCAGGTGGTGTACAACATAACGGACACCTTCTGGCTGGGCAAGCTCGGGAGGGAGGCGCTCTCAGCCCCGGGAACGGTCTGGCCGATAATAGGAACGCTGATGGCCCTCGGGATGGGCTTCACAACGGCGGGCTTCGCCTTCGTGGGACAGTACATAGGTGCCGAGGAGTACGAGAAGGCAAACCGCTCCGCGGGGGCGCTCTACTCACTCATGACGCTCTTCTCGGTCGCCACAGCCATAGTGGCCCTTCTGATTCTCCCCTATGCCCTCCGCTTTATGCGCGTGAGCGAGAACGTCTACCCCTACTCCCTGACCTACGCCACCATAGTTTTCCTTGGACTGCCGTTCTCCTTCGCGTTCATGGCCTTTGGTGCCCTCATGAGGGCCGCGGGCGACACAAAGACGCCCGTCAAGATAACGCTCCTCACAGTGCTGATAAACATAATCCTGGACCCCCTCTTCATCTTCGGCTGGCTGGGCTTTCCTGAGCTCGGCGTGGCCGGGGCGGCGCTGGCGACGGTTATAGCCAACGTCGTCGGAGCGGCCATTGGACTCTACCTCCTCTTCACGGACCGCGTTGGGATAAGCCTGAGCATTGAGAGCCTCAAGCCCGACTTCGAATTTTACGGAAAGCTCTTCAGGGTCGGCCTCCCATCGAGTATAGGCCAGTCCGCAAACAGCTTTGGATTCGTGATACTCACAAGGATTATCTTCGGCTTCGGCGACGTTACCTACGCCGCCTACACCATAACCACCCGCCTCGTGAACTTCCTGACCGGCATATCGAGGGGTATAAGCATGGCGATGGGAACCATGATAGCCCAGAACGTCGGGGCGGAGAACTACGGGAGGGCAAAGAAGATAGCGGAGAGGACGATGGCCATAAACTTCGCGATAGCCAGTCTTGCCGTGGCCGTCATTGGACTCTTCCGCGTCGAGATATTCCGCTTCTTCCTGAACGATCCTGAGGTCATCAGGGAGAGCGCGGTGGTTCTCAAGTACTTCCTGATCTCCGTGCCCTTCTTCAACGGCATCTTCATAGTCGTGAACAGAACCTTCAGCTCCGCAGGTCATACCAAGAAGAGTATGGCCCTGGGAATATTCCGCCTCTGGGGCCTGAGGATTCCGCTCAGCTACGCCTTCGGCTACGTAGGGGCCATCACAGTCCTGGGAATCACGATACCCCTCGCGGAGCTCTTCGACTTCACGAGTAAGGGTGTGTTCTTCGGCATGGGGATGAGCAACTTCATAGCGGCGATAGTGGCCCTTGCCTGGTTCCTGCGCGGCACCTGGATGAAGCGCATTATCGGGGAAGAGTCAAAAAAGTGA
- the upp gene encoding uracil phosphoribosyltransferase produces the protein MKRDERWEGVYSFEDSPFIMEILTELRDERTGPIAFRKGLVKLGRYMAYELTKTMEVEKVPIKTPLEETEGTLIKDRRNVIIITVLRAAIPLMEGLIKVLDHSRVGIVSASRGKAPKFEIEMKYVKVPQVKPEDTVIIADPMIATGSTLIKVLDEVRKYGDAKRYVIVGVLAAPEGISRIKEAHPDVEIFVAAIDRELNEKGYILPGLGDAGDRAFGAPIKL, from the coding sequence ATGAAGAGGGACGAACGCTGGGAAGGTGTTTACTCCTTTGAGGACAGCCCCTTCATCATGGAAATACTGACGGAGCTCAGGGACGAGAGAACAGGGCCGATAGCCTTCAGAAAGGGCCTCGTTAAGCTCGGCCGCTACATGGCCTACGAGCTGACGAAGACCATGGAGGTCGAGAAGGTCCCCATAAAGACCCCGCTCGAAGAAACCGAGGGGACGCTCATAAAGGACAGGCGCAACGTTATCATAATCACGGTTCTCCGCGCGGCGATACCACTCATGGAAGGTCTCATTAAGGTTCTCGACCACTCCAGGGTCGGCATCGTATCCGCCTCCCGCGGCAAGGCCCCCAAGTTCGAGATAGAGATGAAGTACGTTAAGGTGCCCCAGGTAAAGCCCGAGGACACGGTTATCATAGCGGACCCCATGATAGCGACCGGCTCAACCCTCATCAAGGTTCTCGACGAGGTCAGGAAGTACGGGGATGCCAAGCGCTACGTCATAGTTGGGGTCCTGGCAGCGCCGGAGGGAATAAGCAGGATAAAGGAAGCCCACCCGGACGTTGAGATATTCGTGGCCGCGATAGACAGGGAGCTGAACGAGAAGGGCTATATCCTCCCAGGCCTCGGCGATGCCGGCGACAGGGCCTTTGGTGCGCCGATAAAACTCTAA
- the rpiA gene encoding ribose-5-phosphate isomerase RpiA: MEELKRSVAKEALKFIEDDMIVGLGTGSTTAYFIEYLGKLIMEEELEDVYGVPTSYQARLLALENGVPVVGLDEVDAIDIAVDGADEVDPNLNLIKGRGAALTMEKIIEYRAGTFLVLVDESKLVERLGQRMPVPIEVIPAAWRAIAEEIEVFNATAELRMASRKDGPVVTDNGNFILDARFHRIDDPLDLEIELNNIPGVVENGIFADIADIVLVGTREGVKRLER, encoded by the coding sequence ATGGAGGAACTCAAAAGGTCCGTCGCCAAAGAGGCCCTGAAGTTCATTGAGGACGACATGATAGTTGGCCTCGGCACCGGCTCGACCACGGCCTACTTCATCGAGTACCTCGGCAAGCTCATCATGGAGGAGGAGCTTGAGGACGTCTACGGCGTCCCGACTTCGTATCAGGCGAGGCTCCTCGCCCTCGAGAACGGCGTACCCGTTGTCGGCCTGGACGAGGTCGATGCGATAGACATAGCCGTCGATGGCGCTGACGAGGTTGATCCCAACCTCAACCTCATCAAGGGCCGCGGTGCGGCGCTCACCATGGAGAAGATAATCGAGTACCGGGCAGGAACTTTCCTCGTCCTCGTTGACGAGAGCAAGCTCGTCGAGAGGCTCGGCCAGAGGATGCCGGTTCCCATCGAGGTCATTCCGGCCGCATGGCGCGCCATAGCCGAGGAGATAGAGGTCTTCAACGCGACGGCAGAGCTGAGGATGGCGAGCAGGAAGGATGGGCCGGTTGTTACTGACAACGGCAACTTCATACTCGACGCCAGGTTCCACCGCATAGACGACCCGCTCGACCTTGAGATAGAGCTCAACAACATTCCGGGCGTCGTTGAGAACGGCATCTTCGCGGACATAGCCGACATAGTCCTCGTCGGCACGAGGGAAGGCGTCAAGAGGCTCGAGCGCTGA
- a CDS encoding pyridoxal-phosphate dependent enzyme, which translates to MKVRCPSCGRLYSSLIPPGCSCGERLEIPYDYEKVDPSRWRNREPGVWRYRELLPDVPEVVSLREGGTPLIRAKLGRELGLNVFIKDETRNPTGSFRDRLTTVAVSYGLPHAENGFVVASNGNAAASLAAYAARAGRPAYTVVPKLVEQGKLNQIVALGAKLIRYGESVDEGINYAEGLAEGRGLYNVTPESNLIGLEGQKTLAFELWEDLNPTHVIVPTGSGSNLYSIYKGFKELIEVGVVDEMPKLIAVQAEKCSPIASEVLGVEPRAEPTKALALYVKSPVMKELALEAIHASGGTAVLVGEDELDLGQRLLAGEGIFAEYASSVIVPALLKLAEENYFERDDRIALIVTSSGLKGHYSESREKFTVGGTKLEILKLLSGRSMYGYEIWEALEKPLKYQAVYQHLRELESMGLIEETHRKGRRVYYGLTERGRRFLETIG; encoded by the coding sequence ATGAAGGTCCGCTGTCCCAGCTGCGGGCGTCTCTATTCTTCCCTTATTCCCCCTGGGTGCTCCTGCGGGGAGCGTCTGGAGATACCCTACGATTACGAGAAAGTCGACCCGTCCAGGTGGCGGAACCGTGAACCCGGTGTCTGGAGATACCGGGAGCTTCTGCCGGACGTCCCTGAGGTCGTGAGCCTTCGGGAGGGGGGTACGCCCCTCATAAGGGCCAAACTCGGCCGCGAGCTTGGGCTCAACGTCTTCATCAAGGACGAGACCAGGAACCCCACCGGCTCCTTCAGGGACCGTCTCACGACCGTTGCCGTTTCCTATGGCCTTCCCCACGCAGAAAACGGCTTTGTGGTGGCGAGCAATGGGAACGCGGCAGCTTCCCTTGCCGCTTACGCCGCCAGAGCCGGCAGACCAGCCTACACCGTCGTGCCGAAGCTCGTGGAGCAGGGCAAGCTCAATCAGATAGTGGCCCTCGGGGCAAAGCTCATACGGTACGGGGAGAGCGTGGACGAGGGCATAAACTACGCGGAGGGGCTGGCTGAGGGCAGGGGGCTCTACAACGTCACCCCCGAGAGCAATCTCATCGGTCTGGAGGGGCAGAAAACGCTGGCCTTCGAGCTCTGGGAGGATTTGAACCCGACGCACGTGATAGTCCCGACTGGAAGCGGCAGCAACCTCTACAGCATCTACAAGGGTTTCAAGGAGCTCATCGAGGTGGGTGTGGTTGATGAGATGCCGAAACTGATCGCCGTTCAGGCCGAGAAGTGCTCCCCCATAGCGAGCGAGGTGCTTGGAGTTGAGCCGCGGGCCGAGCCGACCAAGGCGCTGGCCCTGTACGTGAAGAGCCCAGTCATGAAAGAGCTCGCCCTGGAGGCTATACACGCCAGCGGGGGAACCGCTGTTCTCGTCGGCGAGGACGAGCTTGACCTGGGGCAGCGGCTCCTTGCCGGGGAGGGGATATTCGCGGAGTACGCCTCTTCGGTTATCGTCCCTGCACTCCTCAAACTGGCGGAGGAGAATTATTTCGAACGCGACGACAGGATAGCCCTTATAGTTACAAGTTCGGGCCTCAAGGGACACTACTCCGAGAGCAGGGAGAAGTTCACCGTCGGCGGAACCAAGCTCGAGATACTGAAGCTGCTGAGCGGGAGGAGCATGTACGGCTATGAGATATGGGAGGCACTGGAGAAGCCGCTCAAGTACCAGGCCGTTTACCAGCACCTTCGCGAGCTCGAGAGCATGGGGCTTATCGAGGAGACCCACAGAAAGGGGAGACGGGTCTATTACGGGCTGACGGAGAGGGGCAGGAGGTTCCTTGAGACCATAGGGTAG
- a CDS encoding beta-CASP ribonuclease aCPSF1: MIRRETFVEDILRDIKAVISQMVPPEARITDVEFEGPELVIYVRNPEAIMRDGELIKNLAKVLKKRISVRPDPDVLLPPEKAEDMIKALVPAEAEITNISFDPSVGEVLIEAKKPGLVIGKNGETLRLITQKVHWAPRVVRTPPLQSQTIYSIRQILQAEAKDRRKFLRQAGRNIYRKPEVKSDWIRITGLGGFREVGRSALLVQTNESYVLVDFGVNIAALRDPKKAFPHFEAPEFRYVLDAGLLDAIIITHAHLDHSGMLPYLFRYKLFDGPIYTTPPTRDLMVLLQQDFIEIQKMNGVEPLYRPRDIKEVIKHTITLDYGEVRDIAPDMRLTLHNAGHILGSSIVHLHIGNGLHNIAITGDFKFIPTRLFEPAVSRFPRLETLVMESTYGGSNDYQMPREEAEKRLIEVIHQTIRRGGKVLIPAMAVGRAQEIMMVLEEYARIGGLEVPIYLDGMIWEATAIHTAYPEYLSRHLREQIFHEGYNPFLNPIFKPVANSRERQDIIDSGEPAIIIATSGMLVGGPSVEYFKQLASDPKNSMVFVSYQAEGTLGRQVQRGLREIPLVGEGGKTEVVNVNMEVHTIDGFSGHADRRELISYIARLRPRPERVITVHGEAHKCLDLSTSIHKKFGLSTRAPNNLDAIRLK, encoded by the coding sequence GTGATAAGAAGAGAGACCTTCGTCGAAGATATACTACGCGATATAAAAGCTGTAATAAGCCAGATGGTTCCGCCCGAGGCGAGGATAACCGACGTTGAGTTCGAGGGTCCCGAGCTGGTCATATACGTTAGGAACCCTGAGGCCATAATGCGGGACGGGGAGCTGATAAAGAACCTCGCCAAGGTTCTTAAAAAGCGCATAAGCGTCCGCCCCGACCCGGATGTCCTCCTCCCGCCAGAAAAGGCGGAGGACATGATAAAGGCCCTGGTTCCGGCGGAGGCGGAGATAACCAACATAAGCTTCGACCCGTCCGTCGGTGAGGTCCTCATAGAGGCCAAGAAGCCGGGCCTCGTCATCGGCAAGAACGGCGAAACCCTGAGGCTCATAACCCAGAAGGTTCACTGGGCGCCGAGGGTCGTCAGAACCCCTCCGCTCCAGAGCCAGACCATCTACTCGATAAGGCAGATACTCCAGGCCGAGGCCAAGGACAGGAGGAAGTTCCTCCGCCAGGCGGGCAGGAACATCTACCGCAAGCCTGAGGTCAAGAGCGATTGGATACGCATAACCGGCCTGGGGGGCTTCCGTGAGGTCGGAAGGAGCGCCCTCCTTGTCCAGACCAACGAGAGCTACGTTCTGGTCGACTTTGGTGTCAACATAGCCGCCCTCCGCGATCCCAAGAAGGCCTTCCCGCACTTCGAGGCCCCGGAGTTCCGCTACGTCCTCGACGCGGGTCTCCTGGATGCCATCATCATAACCCACGCCCACCTCGACCACAGTGGAATGCTGCCGTACCTCTTCCGCTACAAGCTCTTCGACGGGCCGATATACACGACTCCCCCGACGAGGGACCTGATGGTTCTTCTCCAGCAGGACTTCATCGAGATTCAGAAGATGAACGGCGTCGAGCCGCTCTACAGGCCGAGGGACATCAAAGAGGTCATAAAGCACACCATAACCCTCGACTACGGCGAGGTCCGCGACATAGCCCCTGACATGAGGCTCACCCTTCACAACGCCGGCCACATCCTTGGATCGTCCATAGTGCACCTCCACATAGGCAACGGGCTCCACAACATAGCCATAACCGGCGACTTCAAGTTCATCCCGACCAGGCTCTTCGAGCCGGCCGTCAGCAGGTTCCCGCGCCTCGAGACCCTCGTGATGGAGTCCACCTACGGTGGAAGCAACGACTACCAGATGCCCAGGGAGGAGGCGGAGAAGAGGCTCATAGAGGTCATCCACCAGACCATCAGGCGCGGTGGAAAGGTGCTCATCCCGGCCATGGCCGTCGGTAGGGCACAGGAGATAATGATGGTGCTCGAGGAGTATGCAAGGATAGGCGGACTCGAGGTTCCGATTTACCTCGACGGAATGATATGGGAGGCTACCGCGATCCACACGGCCTATCCGGAGTACCTCAGCAGGCACCTGCGCGAGCAGATATTCCACGAGGGCTACAACCCGTTCCTCAACCCGATATTCAAGCCCGTCGCTAACTCACGCGAGAGGCAGGACATCATAGACTCCGGCGAGCCGGCCATAATCATAGCCACCTCGGGCATGCTCGTCGGCGGACCGAGCGTTGAGTACTTCAAGCAGCTCGCCTCAGACCCGAAGAACAGCATGGTCTTCGTGAGCTACCAGGCGGAGGGAACCCTCGGAAGGCAGGTGCAGAGAGGTTTACGCGAGATACCGCTCGTCGGAGAGGGCGGAAAGACGGAGGTAGTCAACGTCAACATGGAGGTTCACACCATAGACGGCTTCTCCGGTCACGCCGACAGGAGGGAGCTCATAAGCTACATAGCCCGCCTGAGGCCCAGGCCGGAGCGCGTCATAACCGTCCACGGCGAGGCCCACAAGTGCCTCGACCTCAGCACGAGCATACACAAGAAGTTCGGCCTCTCAACTCGCGCTCCGAACAACCTCGACGCCATAAGGCTCAAGTGA
- the psmB gene encoding archaeal proteasome endopeptidase complex subunit beta — protein MTEKLKGTTTVGIVCKDGVVLAADRRASLGNMVLSENVTKVFWIDDHLALAGAGSVGDILSLVRLLRAEAKLYRAKVGKEMSVKALATLTSNVLHGSRFMPYFGWFLIAGHTGEPGLYSVDMAGGVTEDRFTAAGSGMEFAFSILEAEFKENMTLEEGVKLALRAIKAATRRDVFTGGGVTLVTVTDEGYKEWSEEEIKGLLE, from the coding sequence TTGACTGAAAAGCTAAAGGGAACGACTACGGTCGGCATTGTATGTAAGGACGGCGTAGTCCTGGCAGCGGACAGAAGGGCATCTCTGGGCAACATGGTGCTCTCAGAGAACGTTACCAAGGTCTTCTGGATAGACGACCACCTGGCCCTGGCCGGTGCCGGCAGCGTCGGCGACATTCTCAGCCTCGTCAGGCTTCTGAGGGCCGAGGCCAAACTCTACCGGGCCAAGGTGGGTAAGGAGATGAGCGTTAAGGCCCTCGCGACCCTGACTTCTAACGTGCTTCACGGGAGCAGGTTCATGCCGTACTTTGGGTGGTTTCTCATAGCGGGCCACACCGGAGAGCCCGGGCTTTATTCCGTGGACATGGCCGGTGGCGTTACCGAGGACAGGTTCACGGCCGCCGGTTCGGGTATGGAGTTCGCCTTCTCGATACTTGAGGCGGAGTTTAAGGAGAATATGACACTGGAAGAGGGCGTTAAGCTCGCGCTCAGGGCAATAAAAGCCGCCACCAGAAGGGACGTTTTTACGGGCGGTGGCGTTACCCTCGTTACCGTCACGGATGAAGGATACAAGGAATGGAGCGAGGAGGAAATAAAGGGTCTTCTGGAATGA